A part of Paraliobacillus zengyii genomic DNA contains:
- a CDS encoding amidase family protein — protein sequence MSFKIEEATIKELQNELEYGNITSKQLVQLYLDKINEHNLNGPKLNAVRQTNPDALAIAEQLDKERSKETNGLLYGIPIIIKNNINTRDQMATTAGSLALQHNYPEEDAFIVKKLREAGAIILATANLTEFANFMAYEMPNGYSSLGGQVLNPYNPGVFDVGGSSAGTGSAIAANFATAGIGTETSGSILSPASSNSLVGIKPTIGLVSRTGIIPISHSQDTAGPMTRTVEDAAIMLTVMAGQDESDSSTKNFPGNDTDYTSSLLEDGLKGSRIGIDRSTFAELSEEEVTVIEEAIATIKQQGATIIDPIKIHTPELDMVVMKHEFKHDLNKYLKTVSEDVSVKNLKDIIAFNQQNNELALKYNQELLEDSEAMSDDPTDPAYLESRAMDLKYSRELGIDAVMEKHNLDAILSPNNWGASLPAKAGYPSITIPAGYTDEGKPVGITFSAKAFSEQILIKLGYSYEQATKHRIEPRFQ from the coding sequence AATCTAAATGGACCTAAACTAAATGCTGTTCGCCAGACAAATCCTGACGCGTTAGCAATTGCTGAACAACTTGATAAAGAACGTAGCAAGGAAACGAACGGTTTACTTTATGGTATTCCCATTATCATTAAAAATAATATCAATACTAGAGATCAAATGGCTACAACAGCTGGTAGTTTAGCACTTCAACATAACTATCCAGAAGAAGATGCGTTTATAGTTAAGAAATTACGTGAAGCTGGAGCAATCATACTAGCAACTGCTAATTTAACCGAGTTTGCTAACTTTATGGCTTACGAAATGCCAAACGGGTATAGTTCTCTTGGTGGACAAGTACTTAACCCATATAATCCTGGTGTGTTTGATGTAGGTGGGTCAAGTGCAGGAACTGGCTCAGCTATTGCAGCTAATTTTGCAACTGCAGGAATTGGAACAGAAACTTCAGGCTCCATTCTTAGTCCGGCAAGTAGCAATTCGCTCGTTGGTATAAAACCGACTATTGGTTTAGTTAGTCGCACTGGTATTATCCCTATATCACATAGTCAAGATACAGCAGGTCCAATGACACGAACTGTTGAGGATGCGGCAATCATGTTAACTGTTATGGCTGGTCAAGATGAATCTGATTCTTCGACAAAAAATTTCCCGGGAAATGATACGGATTATACATCTTCATTATTAGAAGATGGATTAAAAGGAAGTAGAATTGGGATAGATAGAAGTACGTTCGCGGAACTTTCAGAAGAAGAAGTAACTGTGATCGAGGAAGCTATCGCTACTATAAAACAACAAGGCGCGACCATTATTGATCCAATTAAAATACATACGCCTGAACTAGATATGGTAGTAATGAAACATGAATTTAAGCATGACCTTAACAAATACTTAAAAACTGTATCAGAAGATGTTTCTGTCAAAAATTTAAAAGACATCATCGCATTTAATCAACAAAATAACGAGCTAGCTTTAAAATACAATCAAGAGCTTTTGGAAGATTCAGAGGCAATGAGTGATGATCCAACCGATCCTGCTTATTTAGAAAGTCGCGCGATGGATTTGAAGTACTCTCGTGAGTTAGGGATCGATGCGGTTATGGAAAAACATAACCTAGATGCAATTCTTTCACCAAACAACTGGGGAGCTTCCTTACCGGCTAAAGCTGGCTACCCATCCATTACAATCCCAGCTGGATATACAGATGAAGGAAAACCAGTTGGTATAACATTTAGCGCTAAAGCTTTTAGTGAACAAATATTAATCAAACTAGGTTACTCCTACGAACAAGCGACAAAACATCGAATAGAGCCTAGATTTCAATAA
- a CDS encoding IS1182 family transposase produces MFKDYNMNQVILPLDFEMKLQKNDIAYTIHDLVEQIPDKAFSVFLHETGCPAYHPRMMMKVILCAYTQSVFSGRKIESLLKDSVRMMWLAQGYEPSYRTINRFRVNEEVQELLRQCFVQFRCQLVKEELIDQEAIFIDGTKIEANANKFTFVWRKAIEKYSANLVEKSNQLYDELLANEIIPEIERESTEELSTKELEKVVEKLEKTVEGYDKQIEESKDVSKRKQLRSARKTPKKYRKQFKDYVARKQKYEKDRLIFEARNSYSKTDHDATFMRMKDDYMKNGQLKAGYNVQIATEGQYTLAYDVFPNPTDVRTFTPFLDKIEESFFELPTYIVADAWYGSEQNYEDVRINRERIPLITYNMYRKEKTKKYKQDPFNTMNWAYDEASDSFRCPNDKKVAFQYLSNRTGKDNFTRSFKVYECEDCSDCPLRSHCTKAKEGNNRKIYYNEKWEQQKAYTKQQLSEKETGKIYGKRKIDVEPVFGFLKANLRFTRMSVRGKKKVENELGFAFMAVNLRKYTAKHAHGPTNPENNPTKKDSDHLPKMIGIFFVILASYVPASLAILHFKKFGVY; encoded by the coding sequence ATGTTTAAAGATTATAACATGAATCAAGTAATTCTGCCGTTAGATTTTGAAATGAAATTACAAAAAAATGATATTGCCTATACGATCCATGACTTAGTAGAACAAATACCTGATAAAGCATTTTCTGTTTTCTTACATGAAACAGGTTGTCCTGCTTATCATCCACGCATGATGATGAAGGTTATTTTATGTGCTTACACGCAATCTGTTTTCTCTGGAAGAAAAATTGAATCATTACTGAAAGATAGTGTACGTATGATGTGGTTAGCGCAAGGTTATGAGCCAAGCTATCGAACGATTAATCGTTTTCGAGTCAATGAAGAAGTACAAGAACTGTTACGCCAATGTTTTGTACAATTTCGATGCCAACTGGTGAAAGAAGAGCTGATTGACCAGGAAGCGATCTTTATTGATGGCACCAAAATAGAAGCAAATGCCAATAAATTTACGTTTGTTTGGCGAAAAGCGATTGAAAAATACAGTGCGAATTTGGTGGAGAAATCAAATCAACTGTACGATGAATTATTGGCAAACGAAATTATTCCAGAAATAGAACGCGAAAGTACGGAAGAACTATCCACTAAAGAACTCGAAAAAGTAGTTGAGAAACTAGAGAAGACCGTTGAAGGATACGACAAACAGATCGAAGAAAGTAAAGATGTCAGCAAACGAAAGCAGCTTCGCTCTGCAAGGAAAACACCAAAAAAATACCGCAAACAGTTTAAAGATTACGTAGCACGCAAACAAAAATACGAAAAGGATAGGCTTATATTTGAAGCGCGCAATAGTTATTCAAAGACAGACCATGATGCCACCTTTATGCGCATGAAAGACGATTATATGAAGAATGGCCAATTAAAAGCAGGTTACAATGTACAAATTGCGACCGAAGGACAATATACACTCGCATATGACGTATTTCCCAATCCAACTGATGTACGCACATTCACTCCTTTTCTAGATAAAATCGAGGAAAGCTTCTTTGAACTTCCCACATATATCGTAGCTGATGCATGGTATGGAAGTGAACAGAATTATGAAGATGTCCGCATTAATCGGGAGCGCATCCCGCTGATTACCTACAATATGTATCGAAAAGAGAAGACAAAGAAATATAAGCAAGACCCTTTTAACACAATGAACTGGGCGTATGATGAAGCGAGTGATTCTTTCCGTTGTCCAAATGATAAAAAAGTGGCTTTCCAGTATCTATCTAATCGAACAGGTAAAGATAACTTCACCCGATCCTTTAAAGTCTATGAATGTGAAGACTGTTCGGATTGTCCGTTGCGTTCCCACTGTACAAAAGCAAAGGAAGGAAATAATCGAAAAATTTATTATAATGAAAAATGGGAACAACAAAAAGCATACACAAAACAGCAGCTTTCAGAAAAAGAAACCGGTAAAATCTATGGCAAACGAAAAATAGATGTAGAACCAGTCTTCGGATTTTTGAAGGCTAATTTGCGTTTCACTCGTATGTCAGTAAGAGGCAAGAAGAAAGTGGAAAATGAATTAGGATTTGCATTCATGGCGGTGAACTTGAGAAAGTACACGGCTAAGCATGCGCATGGTCCAACAAATCCTGAAAATAATCCAACAAAAAAAGATTCCGACCATCTTCCTAAGATGATCGGAATCTTTTTCGTTATTTTGGCTAGTTATGTCCCAGCCTCTTTAGCTATCTTACATTTTAAGAAATTCGGTGTTTACTAA
- a CDS encoding aldo/keto reductase, with translation MTVETHVALRKLGQSSTRVSALGLGCWQFSNGKGLVGGFWAAMDQKDVTNIVRLSLEGGINWFDTAEIYGKGESENALSVALNSIDASAESALIATKWWPLFRTASSITKTIDKRLEALGGRDIDLYQIHQPFSFSNVKNEMKEMIHLLEKNKIKLVGVSNYNAGKMKEAHELLKEKDYFLASNQVKYSLLDRRIEKNGIMDVAKELGITIIAYSPLEQGILSGKFHKNPELIKNIKGPRKYTKFFKAAGLAQTQPLIDLLEEKAIKYGVSQTQIALNWLIHFHGETVVAIPGASKVHHVEENIGALQFTLSREDLDEINEASKKVALFE, from the coding sequence ATGACAGTAGAGACACATGTAGCTTTACGGAAATTAGGACAATCATCAACAAGAGTATCTGCATTAGGATTAGGGTGTTGGCAATTTAGTAATGGTAAAGGTTTAGTAGGTGGATTTTGGGCTGCGATGGATCAAAAGGATGTTACTAATATTGTGAGGCTTAGTTTGGAAGGTGGGATCAATTGGTTTGATACTGCTGAAATATATGGAAAAGGTGAATCTGAAAATGCATTATCTGTAGCCTTAAATAGCATAGATGCATCTGCAGAGAGCGCATTAATTGCAACAAAATGGTGGCCATTATTTAGAACAGCATCTTCCATTACAAAGACGATAGATAAGCGATTAGAGGCATTAGGTGGAAGGGACATTGATTTATATCAAATTCACCAACCTTTCTCTTTTTCTAATGTGAAGAATGAAATGAAAGAAATGATACATCTCTTAGAAAAGAATAAAATTAAACTTGTCGGTGTAAGTAATTATAATGCAGGAAAGATGAAAGAGGCTCATGAATTATTAAAAGAAAAAGATTATTTTCTAGCTTCAAACCAAGTGAAATATAGTTTATTGGATCGAAGGATTGAAAAAAACGGTATAATGGATGTTGCGAAAGAATTAGGAATCACCATTATTGCCTATTCTCCATTGGAACAGGGCATATTATCAGGGAAATTTCATAAAAATCCTGAACTGATCAAAAATATTAAAGGTCCACGCAAATATACAAAATTCTTTAAAGCTGCAGGATTAGCGCAAACACAACCGTTAATTGATTTATTAGAAGAAAAGGCGATTAAATATGGAGTTAGTCAGACGCAAATTGCACTTAACTGGTTGATCCATTTTCATGGGGAGACCGTAGTAGCAATTCCAGGTGCTTCAAAAGTCCATCATGTTGAAGAGAACATTGGTGCACTGCAATTCACATTATCAAGAGAAGATCTTGATGAAATTAATGAGGCGTCTAAGAAGGTAGCACTATTTGAATAA
- a CDS encoding TIGR00341 family protein, with protein sequence MELQLIEVYIPNDKVNHFQEKIAEFTIISHWHTRISDQEQVFKLLIDKKYAEEILNFLELDSKYDEEMRALLYNISTYIPRVEEEKEEERDPSEKQEEVLRASRHELYNVVHSSSVINRNFVWLLVLSAIVATAGIVKDSAAVVIGAMVIAPLIGPYTALSFAAVLGDYKIMRRSVGTAIFGLVVPILIAILFGVIFNLPLDSDEFRARTNIEMMDIILALAAGAAGALSFAKRVSEALVGVMVSVALLPPAIVFGMIIGEGEWRYAVTPLLLLLVNIHAILLSAIIVFWVSGIKPVNWKEIQVANTSRIIGLLSVSLVIIVLGIIIYFIEF encoded by the coding sequence ATGGAGTTACAACTAATTGAAGTATATATTCCAAATGATAAAGTGAATCATTTCCAAGAAAAAATAGCAGAATTTACGATAATTTCGCATTGGCATACACGCATTTCAGATCAAGAGCAAGTATTTAAATTATTAATTGATAAAAAATATGCGGAAGAGATTCTGAATTTTTTAGAATTAGATTCAAAATATGATGAGGAAATGCGTGCATTACTTTATAACATTTCAACTTATATTCCGCGAGTTGAGGAGGAAAAAGAGGAAGAAAGAGACCCATCCGAAAAACAAGAAGAGGTTTTAAGGGCGAGCAGGCATGAATTATATAATGTCGTTCATTCATCAAGTGTTATTAATCGAAACTTTGTATGGCTCCTTGTGTTATCAGCTATTGTTGCGACTGCAGGTATTGTAAAAGATAGTGCAGCAGTCGTAATTGGTGCGATGGTTATCGCTCCATTAATTGGTCCTTATACCGCCCTATCTTTTGCAGCTGTGTTAGGTGATTATAAAATAATGCGCCGGTCGGTAGGGACTGCAATATTTGGTTTGGTAGTTCCAATTCTTATTGCTATTTTATTTGGTGTTATATTTAATTTACCACTTGATAGCGATGAGTTTAGAGCTCGTACAAATATCGAGATGATGGATATCATCTTAGCACTTGCAGCGGGAGCGGCTGGCGCACTTTCTTTTGCCAAACGTGTGTCAGAAGCATTAGTTGGTGTAATGGTATCAGTAGCGCTGTTACCACCAGCAATTGTCTTTGGCATGATAATTGGCGAGGGGGAATGGAGATATGCAGTTACGCCACTTCTTTTATTACTTGTAAATATTCATGCGATTTTATTATCAGCCATTATCGTCTTTTGGGTTAGCGGGATTAAACCGGTGAACTGGAAAGAGATCCAAGTGGCAAATACGTCAAGGATAATTGGATTGCTGTCTGTTAGTCTTGTTATTATAGTACTTGGCATAATTATATACTTTATAGAATTCTAA
- a CDS encoding SDR family NAD(P)-dependent oxidoreductase, with the protein MLFENKVVIVTGGANGIGRSIASAYAEEGAHVIIADVAKDDGKKVEASLNKRKKTATFIKTDVRESTSIDNLMEKTMDEFDKIDILINNAGVSKFKSFFDLTVDEFDDVLNTNLRSVFLCSQAAAKKMRGTGGAIINLASTRAFMSEPNTESYAASKGGIYALTHALALTLQEEKITVNAISPGWIETEDYESLRTVDHTQHPSKRVGKPSDVARACLFLTNPLNDFINGENIIIDGGMTRKMIYEH; encoded by the coding sequence ATGCTATTTGAAAATAAGGTAGTTATTGTTACTGGTGGTGCAAATGGAATTGGCCGATCTATAGCTTCTGCATACGCAGAAGAAGGTGCACATGTAATAATTGCTGATGTCGCAAAAGATGACGGGAAAAAGGTTGAAGCATCACTAAATAAAAGAAAAAAGACAGCAACTTTTATAAAGACAGATGTCCGAGAGTCCACTTCAATTGATAATTTAATGGAAAAAACAATGGATGAATTTGATAAAATAGATATTTTAATTAATAATGCGGGTGTTTCAAAATTCAAGTCCTTTTTTGATTTAACTGTGGATGAGTTTGATGATGTATTAAACACGAATTTACGTAGCGTATTTCTATGTTCCCAAGCGGCAGCGAAAAAGATGAGAGGAACGGGTGGTGCAATTATAAATCTTGCGTCTACACGTGCATTTATGTCTGAACCAAATACGGAAAGTTATGCCGCAAGTAAAGGTGGCATATACGCACTCACACATGCTTTAGCTCTCACATTACAGGAAGAAAAAATTACTGTAAATGCTATTAGTCCAGGCTGGATAGAAACAGAAGATTATGAATCGCTTCGTACTGTTGATCATACGCAACATCCGTCCAAACGTGTAGGGAAACCTAGTGATGTCGCACGTGCTTGTTTGTTTCTGACGAATCCACTTAATGATTTTATTAATGGTGAAAACATTATTATCGATGGTGGTATGACTAGAAAGATGATTTATGAGCATTAA
- a CDS encoding spore coat protein gives MNQLIEKITGMAPLTDQVIATDILMAAKAEIKSYALAITETATPGVRNTLTMQLDEVITFHEQISTYMINNGFYHPHDTEKQLEIDRKITETALRLAKG, from the coding sequence GTGAATCAACTTATTGAAAAAATTACTGGGATGGCACCATTAACAGATCAAGTAATTGCGACAGATATTTTAATGGCTGCAAAAGCAGAAATAAAGAGTTATGCCTTAGCTATTACAGAAACTGCAACACCAGGAGTTAGAAATACATTAACGATGCAATTAGACGAAGTTATTACATTTCATGAACAAATTTCTACGTATATGATTAATAATGGATTCTATCATCCACATGATACAGAAAAACAACTAGAAATAGATAGGAAGATCACAGAAACCGCATTAAGATTAGCAAAAGGATAG
- a CDS encoding spore coat protein, which translates to MDTNQLSASDHTIATDMLFEAKAGIKDMAAAITETTSSDIRTFLTQELQTAIKQHEQIYGFLQDRGIYDAFNIPEQLEKDVHYANRALNE; encoded by the coding sequence ATGGATACGAATCAATTAAGTGCTTCAGACCACACGATAGCTACAGATATGCTATTTGAAGCAAAAGCTGGTATTAAAGACATGGCTGCAGCTATTACAGAAACAACATCTTCTGACATTCGAACATTTTTGACACAGGAGTTACAAACAGCAATTAAACAACATGAACAAATATATGGATTTCTTCAAGATAGAGGAATATATGATGCTTTTAATATTCCCGAGCAGTTAGAAAAAGATGTTCACTACGCAAATAGAGCGCTAAATGAATAA
- a CDS encoding spore coat protein encodes MEVNVYLKSSNFGIHEIVDLRELINFKVGCLSQSKSRMKIVENIELKTLVEQSVKQGHTAVNQMKDLLTSASTQINQ; translated from the coding sequence ATGGAGGTGAACGTATACTTGAAAAGTAGTAACTTTGGTATACATGAAATCGTTGATTTAAGGGAGTTAATTAATTTTAAAGTTGGTTGCCTTTCACAATCTAAATCAAGAATGAAAATAGTTGAAAATATCGAATTAAAAACATTGGTCGAACAGAGTGTAAAACAAGGTCATACGGCAGTTAATCAAATGAAAGACTTACTCACTTCTGCTTCAACTCAAATCAATCAATAA